The sequence TGCGCGTTCGGCAAGCGCCTGCGTGATGGCGCTTTGTCGCGCAACGGTGGCGCCTTGATGGGCCTGTTTCGTGCGGAGGGCCGTCACCTGGCGCGTAAGGCTGTCGTAGCGCATGCGCTTGCGGGCCGAGAACTGCGTGATAAGCCGTGCGCTCGTCTGGAGGTTCTGGAGATGCCGCCCGCGGCTTTCAGCAATTACACGGAAGGCGCGCCACGTGCTGTCCTGGGCGATGAGCGCCCGGTAGAGCCCCCGCGTCAGTCCTTGCTCCGTTGTGGTGCGGATGCTGCCCCACTCCGAGGCGGCCCACTGCTGTCGTTCTGCTTCCAAAACGGAGAGGCCCCGGCGGTAGGCCGTTGCCGCCTGCGCCCAGCGGCCTTGACTGGCATATAGCGCGCCAAGCCCGCGCAAAATGTAGGGCCGCATGCCGGGGTACAACGAATCGGCGGCGGTAAGCGCAGCGGCGTAGGTCTGCGCGGCGCCGTCGTAGTATCCCATCTCGCGGTGCCACGTGCCCCACCAGTACAGCTGACGGACGCGCAGCTCCGGGTGCCCGGGCACGGGCAAGAGCGCATCGGCCTGGGTTAGGTGCCGGCGGGCAAGATCCCATTGACTGCGCGCCATCGCGGCGTCGACACTGCGCTGATGGTAGCGCACCAGCCCTCGCGTGTCGCCGCGCTTTTCATAGAGCACTTTGAGGGTGTCGAGGGCCCGTTGCGCGCGGTTCAAAAGCGTATCAGCAGACATCCCGAGCAAAGATGCTCGTTGCTCAAGGTCCAACAGCGTATGGGCATAGCCACTCACGACGTACGTCCGCGTGCGCCTGTGCAAGCCGCTTGGGGGCGCATCTTGTAGCGCTGCGCGGGCTCGTTGAAGCATGCGCAGCGCCGTCTCGTTGTCTCCCATTTGCCGAAGCGACGTGCTCAGGTCGTACAGCCGTCCGGCGCGTAGCACCTGCCCCTGGGACGTACGGGGAAGGACGTCAATCGCCTGTGCGTAATTTGAGGCCGCTTGCATGTAGCGCCCGGCTACGTTGTTGATGTACCCCAGCATCCGGTACTGGTTGGCGATTGTCAGGGAATCGAGCGATGCGCCGGCGGATTGAATGAACGCGTCGAGACGCTGCTGCGCCGCATCGTATTGGTGCAACGCCGTGAGGGCATGCAGCTCGTTCCGCACTTGCTCGACCAGCGCGTTCCATGACCGTGTGGGCCGCGCGCGATAACAGCGCTGGGCCTTCCGTATTGCCTGAAGGGTGCGCTGGTGCGCGCGTCGCTCAGGTGTCGTCAACCGGCGCCCGATGTCCGAAAAGGGAACCAATGACGTATCGGCCATCTGCTCCGCGTGCTGGTGCAACCGGGTGCAGGCCTCTTGCGGAAGGCCCACCAAACTACTGAGCGCAACGAGAAGCGCGATAATCATTGAAACTTCGTGATGTTTGGGGCACTACAATGCTACGGTGCAGCGGATGTCTTTCCGGTTGTGTCCGCTCGGTTGCACATCACCCTTCTTTTCAAGCTGCCAACCGTTAACCCATGTTGATTGACAAGCAATACGCATCGCTTCGCGCCTGCCATTGCGCCGGCCCGCTCTATACCGGGGGCCTCGGCTGCACGGAGGATCCTGATGACCCTATGCCGATTGAGCCAGACCCAGACGATGGCGACAGTCAGGTGGGGGAAGAAGATCAAAGCGCTGCGCGCTAGTGGACACGCGGCGCGGTAGGATACAGCCGTAGTGTACGGTATCGAGCGCCTGTATGCAACCGAGGCCCGCCCGCGTATGGAGGGCCTATGCAGCACCGTGCGCGTCCCGGAGGCTTCGCTACCGGGTACCGCTACAGAAAGAAGCTACCTTAACGAGCAAGCAGGGCGCACACGTCGCGCCAGATGGCCTTATGCAGGGCCTCCGGCGGGCGCGTGGCATCGAGGCGTTTGATGCGCGCCGGATGGCGTTGGGCCAGGCGCTCGTAGGCGGCGGCCACGCGGGCTTGGAAGCCGTTCGCGGCGGCCTCCATGCGGTCGGGCGTGTGGGCGCGCCGCGCGCGGGCCGCGTCGGGCGGAAGGGCCAGCCAGTACGTACGGTGCGGCGTGAGTCCGCCGGTAACGTGCCGGTGAAAGTCCTCCAGCCAGTCCTCGTCGAACAAGGCGCGGCCGCCGCCCTGATACGCCGTCGAGGAGTCGTAAAACCGATCGCAGACGACCAGGCGTCCGGCGGCAAGGGCCGGACGAATGCGCTGCTCTACGAGCTGGGCGCGAGCGGCGGAGAAGAGAAGCAACTCGGCTTTCGGAACAATATCCGAAGATTCATCAAGTAAAAGCGTTCGAATGCGCTCCGAAATTGGCGTTCCGCCCGGCTCCCGAACAACTAACGGGTCGTGGCCTTCCGCCTGAAGGCGCTGTACAAGGCGCTGCACCTGTGTGCTTTTTCCGCTTCCATCAATGCCTTCAAACGAGATCAACATGCAAAGGGGCAAGCCAAATGACTGAGCCGAGCGGCGAAAAAGCGCTGTAGGGCGCGGTGGGACGGTATCGTTGCAGAAAACATAACGCGGAGGCCCTTGACAAACTTGCAAATCCCGCGTCTACGTTCTTAATTTACAGGAGCTATCATAGGAGCAACGTGCGTCGATGTTGCGTTTGCACAGGCCACGCACCGCTGCGAACCTTGGAGAACAGCCCGCGACGAGCCCATGAGCACGTTCGACTTTGACTTCAACGACTTCGACGATTCCGAGCACGAGCAGCACCTGCGGGATCTTGTGGACGCGTATGAAGCAGAAGATGGAGGGGGGTACTTCGATTCGGTACAGCTTGAGCATATCGCCACCTACTACTTCGAGAATGGCCACCTGCACGATGCCCTCGTGGTCATCGATCGTTTGCTTGAAGAGCACCCGTGTGCGTCGGATGCGTGGATGCGCCGCGGCATCTTGCTGAGCACGATGGGGCGCCCGCAGGAGGCGCTGGAAGCCTACGACGAGGCGCTCGCGCTGAACCCGACCGATCCGGAGACGCTCATCAACCGTGGCATTACGCTGGACAGCCTGGGGGCCGTGGCCGACGCCATCGAGGCGTACGACGCGGCCCTCGCCATCAATCCGCGCCACAGCGAAGCGCTGTTCAATAAGGGCGTGACGTTGGAACGCGACGGGCAGCTGGCGCAGGCCATTGCGGCGTTTGAGGCATGTGCCGAGGTGCAGCCGGAGCATCCGGAGGTGTGGTACGAGCTGGGCTACTGCCACGACCGCCTCTCGAACGATGCGGACAGCGTGGCGGCCTACGACAAACATCTGGACGTTGAGCCGTACTCGCAGGATGCCTGGTACAACCGCGGCATCGTTTTGAACCGGATGGGCCGCTACGAGGATGCCATCGCGTCCTACGAAATGGCATTGGCCATTCAGGACGATTTCGCTTCGGCCCACTACAACTGCGGCAACGCGCAAGCCAATGCCGGACAGCTGGAGGCGGCCATCGACAGCTACCGGCAGGTGCTGGAGCTGGAAGGGCCCGATGCGGCGACGTTCTACAACATCGCGCTCGCGTTTGAGGAGCTGGGCAGCGTGCAGATCGCCCGCGATTATTACGAGCGGGCCCTGAATGAGGAGCCCGGGTACGCGCAGGCGTGGTACGGGCTGGGCTGCTGCTACGAGAGCGATGAGCAGCTTTCCGATGCGCTGGACTGCTTCAACCGCGCGCTGCGCCTCGATACCGAGCGCGCCAAGTTTTGGCACGCCAAGGCCGATTGCTGCTTTACGATGGGCCGCATGGAGGACGCGGTAGAGGCGTATCATAATGCTGTGCAGCTGGAGCCGGAAAATAACAACGCATGGGTGGGTTATGCCGAGGCGCTGCTTGCCACGCGCCACGCCGAGGAGGCCCTGAAAGCCTACCAGCAGGCCCTGGCGTTGGCCCCGGAGAGCGCGAGCACGTACGTACGGCAGGCCCGCGCGCTGATGGCGCTGGGACGCGCCCACGAAACCATTCGGTGCCTCAAGAAGGCAATTCGCCTCGATCCGGCGCAAAAAGAAGAAATTCGCCGCACGTATCCCGATTTGTACTACGATGACTGGGCGCGCCGCGAGTTGGGACTTGACCCTTCGTAGCTGCTTGCCTGTTCGCATTTCCGTTTTCTATTCGCACGCGCATGCCTCCAATTCGCACCATCCTTCGCCACGTCGCCCAGGGCTTTTTAATGGGCGGGGCCGATATCATCCCGGGCGTTAGCGGGGGCACCATGGCCCTTATCGTGGGCGTTTACGAACGCCTCGTAGCAGCCATCAGTCATGCGGCACGATGGGCGCTGGCGCTCCTCCGCGGGGCCCCGGCCGAGCGCCGGGCGCAGTGGCAGGCCATCGAGTGGCGGCTTATCCTTCCGTTGGGCGCGGGCATCGGGGGGGCCCTCGTGCTGGGCGCCCAAATCATCCCGCCGCTCCTGAACGCGTATCCGGCCCAAATGCAGGGCCTGTTCCTGGGCCTGGTTGGGGCGTCGATTGCCATTCCGGCCTTGCGGATGGAGCAGCACACGTGGCGGCACGGCCTGATCGCACTTGTCTTTGCGATCGCTGCGTTCTACTTCACGGGGCTTCCGGCCGTGGGCATGGCCGAAGATCCGGGCATGGTGCGCGTCTTTGTTTCCGCAGCCAGTGCCATTTGCGCCATGATTCTGCCGGGCGTCAGCGGGGCCTTTCTGCTGAAGGTGTTGGGGTTGTACGAAGCGACGCTCGGAGCCATCAACACCTTCGATCTGGTGTACCTCGCGGTTTTTGCTGCGGGCGCCGGGCTGGGCCTCTCCGCATTCGCCACGTTGCTGCAGTGGTTGCTGCGCACGATCCACGACGGCACGATGGCCGCGCTCCTCGGACTCATGGTTGGCGCGCTCCGTGCGCTATGGCCCTACACCACCCCGCAGCGCGCGCTGCAATGGCCCGGCCCCGGCGATCCCGTGGCGTCGGTCGCGCTCCTCGCGCTTGCTGGCGCGGCCTTCGTGGGGGCGCTCACGTGGTACAGCGTCCAGCGCTCCTCCTCGCCTGTCTCAACGGTCGCCAAGTAAACGTATGTCGTTCGTCCGCGCCGGGTGCTGGGCAATACTGATCGGGCTGTGCCTTGTGGGGTGTGGCGGAAGTGCGCCGGCGGCCACGGTGCCATCGGACGATCCGGTGGCGCAGCCCGTGCCCTCAACGCCCGACTCGATGCGCGCGTACATCGCGGCGCTACGGGCCGAACAGCGCATGCTGCAGGATTCGCTGGCGGCCTACCGGGCGGCGGAGTCGGGCAAGGTGTTTCGGACGGTGCGCGTGCTGCGGGATCAGACCACCCGCATGGCGTACGAGCTCGACCTCCTGCGCGAGGGCGGGCAGACGGTCGCGGTGCTTCCCACCGATGAGCTGTTTGCAGACTCGCTGGCGCTCACGGCCGCGGCACGCACCCGCCTGCAAGACATCGCGCTGCAGCTGCGCCAAACCTATCCGGGGCAGACGATTCGGGTGGAGGGCTACACGGCCGATGCTCCGTTCGATACGACCCGCTACGGATCGCACTGGATGCAAACCGCCGCCCACGCGACGCAGGTGGTGCAGGCGTTGCAGGCGCTGGGCAACGTGCCACGAAATCGCTTCGTCGTGGTGGCCTTTGGCGCTACCCATCCCCGGGCCAGCAACATGACCGCCGGGGGCCGCGCGCGCAACCGACGCATTCGCGTGGCGGTGCTCCCTGAGCCGCAAACCTATTCGCGGCCGTTTGAACTGGCGTGGTAGCCTACCGGATCACGCGGGCGACGCTGCGCGCTGCCATCGGGGCCCGGGTTCGGCCACGTCCACTGAAAGCGAAGCTCGGCCGTGGACGCGCTGGGGCGAATTTCGAGCTCGACCCCGTCGGTATCCTGCAAGAGGTCTTGGCCTTTTACCTCGCGCGTAAAGTAGTACGTGTGCTGCCGGTAGAGCACCGTGTTGGCGCCGGGTACGAAGGCCTCGCGTAGCGGACCGTATTCAACGCGGGCCGGCCGGTACGAGCCATCGCCGGTTTCCAGCCGAATGAACGACGACGCATTCGAAAGCACGGTGGTTGTGCCAAACAGGTACAGGTCGATGCGCAGCGTTTGAACGTACTGCTTGCGTTGACGGGCAATCAGCTGGCGGGCGCGGTCCTTGGTGAGGCTCTGGATGCCCATGTTGGCGACTAGCGATCCCATGACGAGATCTAAGCTCCAGAACGTCGCGTAGGTGTACTGCAGGTTCGATCGTCCGGAGCCTACATTTTGCGGCGCGGCTGACCACGAGCGCATCAAGGCGCTGTAGCTGGGGTCAATTTCCACCTTGAGTTGCTGCTCTTTCGGAATAAACCGCACCGCAGTGAGCGAGTCGGGGTGATGGTCGTGCTCGCTTTCGGTGGATATGAACCGGCTGGCCATGTCGCCCGGATCCACCTGAAACGCATTGTTCGACGAGCCACAGCCCCCCAGCAGAAGGAGCGCACACGATAACGAGGCAAACAGACGAAGGCTATACGTCATGAGGATCCCGGTGCATGATGATGGGCCAGCGCATTGCATGGTACAAAGCGCGCCCGTCATTTGCACGTAATGTGCAGATGCGTCACGTAGCCGTCACAGCTTCGGGGGCTTCGTGCAGGGTGCGAAGGACGTCCAGGGCGGCATCGAGCGTGGGCACGTTCTGCACGATGGCACGCGTGAGGCCCTTGTCTTGTTGGTCCTTGAGCACAAAGCGGCGCTCCAGGCCGGTGAGGCGCTCCAGCAGATCTTTGAAGCGGTGCTCGTAAAAGTACGGATCGGCCGACTCGCTGGGCAGGTAGAGGAAGAGGCGCTCGTTTTTGTACAGCACCTTGGGCAGGCGCAGGGCTTGCCCCACGAGGCGCAGGCGGGCGGCGGTAAAGAGGTGCTCAACGGCGGATGGCATCGGGCCAAAGCGGTCCACCATTTCGGCGCGTAGGTCCTGGAGGGCTTCGGCGTCCTCGGCATTGCTGATGCGCCGGTAGAGGTTGAGGCGCTCGACGTTGTTCGACAGGTAGTCGTTTGGGATGTACGCATCCTCCTCCACGTCCACCGCTGTTTCGGGGCCGGGCGGCACGGTGTCGCCGTCAAACACGTCGGCAAACTCCTGTTGCCGCAGCTCTTTGATGGCATCGTCCAGAATTTTGTGATACGTCTCGTAGCCCACATCTTCAATGAAGCCGCTTTGCTCGGCGCCCAGCAGCGAGCCCGCGCCGCGGATGTCGAGGTCGCGCATGGCCAAGCTAAAGCCGCTGCCCAGGTCGCTGAACTCCTCAACGGCCTTCAGGCGCTTGCGTGCGTCGTCGGTGAGGCTGTGGATGGACGGCACGAGCAGGTAGCAGAAGGCCTTGCGCTGCGAGCGGCCCACGCGGCCGCGTAGCTGGTGCAGCTCCGAGAGGCCGAAGTGGTCGGCCCGGTTGATGATCATCGTGTTGGCGTTGGAGATGTCGAGCCCGTTTTCGATAATCGAGGTCGATACCAGCACATCGTACTTTTTCTCCACAAAATCGGTCATGACGCGCTCCAGCTTGCGGCCGCTCATTTGGCCGTGCCCCACCCGCACGCGGGCGCCGGGCACCATGCCGCGCACCATGGCAGCAATCTCGTCGATGGTTTTTACGCGGTTGTGGATGAAGAACACCTGCCCGCCGCGGCTTAGCTCGTACACCAGCGCGTCGCGCACAAGGTCTTCGTTAAAGGTGTGGATTTCGGTGGTGATGGGCTGCCGGTTGGGGGGCGGCGTGCTAATGATGGACAGGTCGCGCGCCCCGAGCAGCGAGAACTGCAGCGTGCGCGGGATGGGCGTAGCCGTGAGCGTGAGCGTATCCACCGACTCGCGCACCTTGCGCAGTGCTTCTTTCGTCTTTACGCCAAAGCGCTGCTCCTCGTCAATGACGAGCAGGCCCAGGTCGTTGAAGGTGATGTCGTCGGAGGCCAGGCGGTGCGTGCCAATTAGGATGTCGAGGCTGCCCTGCTCCAGCCGCTTCAGGATGTCGCGCTGCTCCTTTTTGGTGCGAAAGCGCGAGATGACGTCTACCGTTACCGGGTAGCGGTCCATGCGCTCGCGGAACGTTTCGTAGTGCTGCTGCGCCAGGATGGTAGTGGGCACCAGTACGGCCACCTGCTTGCCGTCTTGGGCGGCTTTGAAAGCAGCGCGCACGGCCACTTCCGTCTTCCCGAAGCCCACATCGCCACACACCAGCCGGTCCATCGGCACGGGCTCTTCCATGTCGCGCTTCACCGCCTCGGCGGCCGCGGCCTGGTCGGGCGTATCCTCAAACGCGAAGCTCGCCTCCAGCTCGCGCTGCCACACCGTATCCGACGAAAACGCAAACCCGTCGCTTGCTTTCCGTTTGGCGTAGAGCTTGATGAGGTCGCGCGCCACCTTCTTCACCTTTTTCTTGGTGCGCGCCTTGGTGCGCTCCCACTGCCCGGTGCCCAGCTTCGTCAGGCGCGGGTGGTGGCCCTCCTTGCCGGTGTATTTGTTGAGCTTGTGCAGCGCGTTGACGTTCAGGTACAGTACGTCGTCGTCGGCAAAGTTGAGGCGCACGGCCTCTTGCGTCTTGTTGCGCACGGTAATCTTCTTCATGCCCGCGAACCGGCCAATGCCGTAATCGACGTGCACGACGAAGTCGCCGGGGTTCAGGTTTTTGATCTCCCGTACGGTGAGGCCGCCCTGGTACTTTTTCCGATTTTTGGTGGAAGGGCGGTGGTAGCGGTTAAAGATTTGATGGTCGGTGTACACCGCGAGGCCGGCGCTGGGCAGCTCAAAGCCTTCGTGGAGCGTGTCCACCTGCAGGCGGGCGCGGCCGTGGTCGATGTCGGTTTCCAGCAAGTCGCGCAGGCGCGCGGCCTGCCCGTGGCTGTCGCACAGGATGAACGTTTGCAGGTCGCGTGCGCGGTTCTCCTGCAGGCGCTCGCGCAGGAGGTCCATGGTACTGTTGAACGAGGGCTGCGGAGCGGCGTCCAGGTCAACCGTTTCGTCGGCCGGGGCGGTGCTGAGCGGCCCAAAGCGCAGGCGCGGAAAGCGCTGCAGGGCCGCAGCAAGGTCGTTGCGCGAAAGATAGCGGGCCTCGGGGGGCGGAGGGGCCTCCTCGCCTTTGTCGTCGGCTGCGGTTGTTGCTTTGCTGTGGGCCTTTAGGGCCTTCGTAAAAAACGACGCGCTCGCTTCCAGCAGGTGGGCCTCGTCGAACACCGCAAGCAGGGTGTTGTCTGGCAGGTAGTCGAACAGCGGCACGGCGGTGGTGTGGTCGTCGTCGCGCTCCAGGTTGGGGACCAAGCGCGCCGTGTTGAGCTGGCTCACCGAGCGCTGCGTGGCCGGATCGAACTCGCGGAGGCCGTCAATCTCGTCTCCAAAAAACTCGATGCGCACCGGGTACTCGCCGGCAAAGGGAAAGACGTCGATGATGCCGCCGCGGTGCGCGAGGTCGCCGGGCGCCTCCACAAACTCGACCCGCCGGAAGCCCTGATCGACGAGTCGTTCGATGAGCGCCTCGGGGTCGAAGGTTTCGCCCTTGGAGACCGCAAACGTTTCGGTGGAGACGGCCGAAGCGGGGGGCACGCGCTCGGCCAGGGCAGGAGCGCTGGTGACCAAGAGCCCCGTAAAGCCTTCGGTGAGCTGTTGCAGCACGTCGGCCCGCTCGATGAGCGGCGTGCTCTCGTCGATGCGTTCGTCGTCGTAGGGCGCGCGGTGGGTGGCGGGGAAGCGGCGCACCGCAGCCGCTGCGGGGGCGAGCTGCTCCAAATCGCTTTGCAGGTAGGCCGCAGCGTCCTCGTCGGGCATGAGGCACACGACGGGGCGGCGGGTGCGGCCCAGGCGGCTCAGGACAAACGCGGGCAGCGAGCCGGCGGCGTTGGTGACGTCAAGGCACAAGGCATCGGTGCGCGCTTTCGCCCAGTCTATTGCACGCTGCACGCCGCGGGTTTGTGCAACAGACGTCTGGAGGTCGGAAAGAGACACAGGCAAATAGCATCAACGGAAAGTACGGGAAGCAGGGCAGCGCTGCGGCTGCCCCGTACCGAACGGTACGCGTCGCTGCAAGATTCTGACCGTTTCGCAAAAAGCGCGCAGCGCGCGCTAGCCGCCGGAAGCCGAGGCCCAAGGCGGCACACAGCGCGCGTGTGCTAGGGAAAGCGTTCCACGTGAAACAAAGGCCCCTTTCCCTAGAGGTTTCCTAGACGGAGGCGGGGCGGAGCCTAGACCGCCGTCCGATGAGGAGCGGGCCCCGGCTAGCTTCTGCCCCACCAATGGTTCTTCGTCATTTTCGCTTCCGAAGTGGGGTTCAGGCAGCGCCTAGAACCCTGCTCGTTTCACGTGAAACGCCTCTAGTGGGCTAGCGCGCTAGGAGCGGGGTTCTAGGCGGCGTCTGTGGCGCTTCGCGTAGGGTGAGAGCGCTACCACGGCAACGTCTCGCCGTCGTGCGTTAAGAAGCGCCCGCTATCATCAGGCGTCAGGGCCTGCGCTACGGCGACGATACCTTGGGCCGATGCCTCCGGCGTGAGGTGGGCGTTGGGGCCGCCCATGTCGGTTTGGACCCATCCGGGATGCACCGACGCGACAATGACG comes from Salisaeta longa DSM 21114 and encodes:
- a CDS encoding CHAT domain-containing protein, producing MIIALLVALSSLVGLPQEACTRLHQHAEQMADTSLVPFSDIGRRLTTPERRAHQRTLQAIRKAQRCYRARPTRSWNALVEQVRNELHALTALHQYDAAQQRLDAFIQSAGASLDSLTIANQYRMLGYINNVAGRYMQAASNYAQAIDVLPRTSQGQVLRAGRLYDLSTSLRQMGDNETALRMLQRARAALQDAPPSGLHRRTRTYVVSGYAHTLLDLEQRASLLGMSADTLLNRAQRALDTLKVLYEKRGDTRGLVRYHQRSVDAAMARSQWDLARRHLTQADALLPVPGHPELRVRQLYWWGTWHREMGYYDGAAQTYAAALTAADSLYPGMRPYILRGLGALYASQGRWAQAATAYRRGLSVLEAERQQWAASEWGSIRTTTEQGLTRGLYRALIAQDSTWRAFRVIAESRGRHLQNLQTSARLITQFSARKRMRYDSLTRQVTALRTKQAHQGATVARQSAITQALAERAQLLQLPNRNATLSRKALQASLPADGALLSYVLDADTSRWSRVFVVTPDTFRALPVAATRSSVDRLIRRVSPLFEQKQSAAVGLNDVHFDLRPLHALYQTLAAPALRHLPVGTTLTVVPDGPLQRIPFGILVTEPPTNRFAYAAATFLTERHPTARAVGASFVQRDTATQTRSTRPDIAAFGLSTFGQRMLPQVLRIVYADSTERSIRLAALPGVRREIDMLRTLFSSGPVQHGPGVTEQTVLNQWGRSDILHIATHTLLHPTQSIYNTFVLSASARDSSDGYLFLHELNRRAATQPLVYLSGCGTAQGPQRVGASAQGLQYAFRAMGAEATVATLWSLDDRTAQRMSQRFYEALQDGASKPEALQQARSALLQKHPDRASPFYWGATVLYGNPRPLALRAAPTRFSLWQLTGLLALLSVVGWGLWQVRAHRRRPRPSGTS
- a CDS encoding DUF368 domain-containing protein; this encodes MPPIRTILRHVAQGFLMGGADIIPGVSGGTMALIVGVYERLVAAISHAARWALALLRGAPAERRAQWQAIEWRLILPLGAGIGGALVLGAQIIPPLLNAYPAQMQGLFLGLVGASIAIPALRMEQHTWRHGLIALVFAIAAFYFTGLPAVGMAEDPGMVRVFVSAASAICAMILPGVSGAFLLKVLGLYEATLGAINTFDLVYLAVFAAGAGLGLSAFATLLQWLLRTIHDGTMAALLGLMVGALRALWPYTTPQRALQWPGPGDPVASVALLALAGAAFVGALTWYSVQRSSSPVSTVAK
- a CDS encoding OmpA/MotB family protein — its product is MSFVRAGCWAILIGLCLVGCGGSAPAATVPSDDPVAQPVPSTPDSMRAYIAALRAEQRMLQDSLAAYRAAESGKVFRTVRVLRDQTTRMAYELDLLREGGQTVAVLPTDELFADSLALTAAARTRLQDIALQLRQTYPGQTIRVEGYTADAPFDTTRYGSHWMQTAAHATQVVQALQALGNVPRNRFVVVAFGATHPRASNMTAGGRARNRRIRVAVLPEPQTYSRPFELAW
- the mfd gene encoding transcription-repair coupling factor, with the translated sequence MSLSDLQTSVAQTRGVQRAIDWAKARTDALCLDVTNAAGSLPAFVLSRLGRTRRPVVCLMPDEDAAAYLQSDLEQLAPAAAAVRRFPATHRAPYDDERIDESTPLIERADVLQQLTEGFTGLLVTSAPALAERVPPASAVSTETFAVSKGETFDPEALIERLVDQGFRRVEFVEAPGDLAHRGGIIDVFPFAGEYPVRIEFFGDEIDGLREFDPATQRSVSQLNTARLVPNLERDDDHTTAVPLFDYLPDNTLLAVFDEAHLLEASASFFTKALKAHSKATTAADDKGEEAPPPPEARYLSRNDLAAALQRFPRLRFGPLSTAPADETVDLDAAPQPSFNSTMDLLRERLQENRARDLQTFILCDSHGQAARLRDLLETDIDHGRARLQVDTLHEGFELPSAGLAVYTDHQIFNRYHRPSTKNRKKYQGGLTVREIKNLNPGDFVVHVDYGIGRFAGMKKITVRNKTQEAVRLNFADDDVLYLNVNALHKLNKYTGKEGHHPRLTKLGTGQWERTKARTKKKVKKVARDLIKLYAKRKASDGFAFSSDTVWQRELEASFAFEDTPDQAAAAEAVKRDMEEPVPMDRLVCGDVGFGKTEVAVRAAFKAAQDGKQVAVLVPTTILAQQHYETFRERMDRYPVTVDVISRFRTKKEQRDILKRLEQGSLDILIGTHRLASDDITFNDLGLLVIDEEQRFGVKTKEALRKVRESVDTLTLTATPIPRTLQFSLLGARDLSIISTPPPNRQPITTEIHTFNEDLVRDALVYELSRGGQVFFIHNRVKTIDEIAAMVRGMVPGARVRVGHGQMSGRKLERVMTDFVEKKYDVLVSTSIIENGLDISNANTMIINRADHFGLSELHQLRGRVGRSQRKAFCYLLVPSIHSLTDDARKRLKAVEEFSDLGSGFSLAMRDLDIRGAGSLLGAEQSGFIEDVGYETYHKILDDAIKELRQQEFADVFDGDTVPPGPETAVDVEEDAYIPNDYLSNNVERLNLYRRISNAEDAEALQDLRAEMVDRFGPMPSAVEHLFTAARLRLVGQALRLPKVLYKNERLFLYLPSESADPYFYEHRFKDLLERLTGLERRFVLKDQQDKGLTRAIVQNVPTLDAALDVLRTLHEAPEAVTAT
- a CDS encoding tetratricopeptide repeat protein, whose amino-acid sequence is MSTFDFDFNDFDDSEHEQHLRDLVDAYEAEDGGGYFDSVQLEHIATYYFENGHLHDALVVIDRLLEEHPCASDAWMRRGILLSTMGRPQEALEAYDEALALNPTDPETLINRGITLDSLGAVADAIEAYDAALAINPRHSEALFNKGVTLERDGQLAQAIAAFEACAEVQPEHPEVWYELGYCHDRLSNDADSVAAYDKHLDVEPYSQDAWYNRGIVLNRMGRYEDAIASYEMALAIQDDFASAHYNCGNAQANAGQLEAAIDSYRQVLELEGPDAATFYNIALAFEELGSVQIARDYYERALNEEPGYAQAWYGLGCCYESDEQLSDALDCFNRALRLDTERAKFWHAKADCCFTMGRMEDAVEAYHNAVQLEPENNNAWVGYAEALLATRHAEEALKAYQQALALAPESASTYVRQARALMALGRAHETIRCLKKAIRLDPAQKEEIRRTYPDLYYDDWARRELGLDPS
- the tmk gene encoding dTMP kinase; this encodes MLISFEGIDGSGKSTQVQRLVQRLQAEGHDPLVVREPGGTPISERIRTLLLDESSDIVPKAELLLFSAARAQLVEQRIRPALAAGRLVVCDRFYDSSTAYQGGGRALFDEDWLEDFHRHVTGGLTPHRTYWLALPPDAARARRAHTPDRMEAAANGFQARVAAAYERLAQRHPARIKRLDATRPPEALHKAIWRDVCALLAR